One part of the Esox lucius isolate fEsoLuc1 chromosome 10, fEsoLuc1.pri, whole genome shotgun sequence genome encodes these proteins:
- the adnp2b gene encoding activity-dependent neuroprotector homeobox protein 2b: protein MYQVPVGNLENIRKTRRKVKHILSDFGLEDCQNLLEELQKEKKNSDEDSDYDDQAFQETDWVDLSEPFPGKRKKKWPYRTRLLCCTLCKYSTRNWYSYKSHLQRNHEYERNMCSLVPCQICPFVAHPRVLKKHLLFFHGSPKVDQDPAPLNSTAKKVERFKCRKCRYVDSNLFSMKKHVLLNHLEKLWHHFSGRRSDAKFPHSASRQFCKVCKMAIDNTEHMLHHILASPAHQWACAQIRTWIMENTQYAKSLNYQTLAPKNQLPSGYSPEQLAGNPLSVQQPNGGTAFSVMQGPAPNSSTFVCAPGPNQNLLPPQASALVQLASAEAKGLLQPGAAVTLQSALQQGAISANMPIGQTMVRMPSGSLHGAHHSQVPLNIGVPGQQQPQQVFLPPGVQVSIPGMHQPFMVAQRLPLNQSAHQGGMLQSGPQGTMLTSQSLLSHLVPTGNKVNGMPTYTFASPVGMPSQAGNVQLIGKGPLPSSQNAAPPPPPPPVKPAGNPALNSKAKKWITCPICNELLPSNVYEAHQQAAHKAPPRTARQQGLAARAPFLRKMPDKTVKCLMCKILLSEKGLFEHLLHGLNCLYCPGMFYSIQQLVEHTNTQHSPTQKANCDFMRREYRLYTDDSGNLLFPYFDINTTAPKEIMGEAELKLALVTNSLDLIFLKMQPGSKQEVCRNPSKTSRTDCPFCEEKCVTVENYHNHLSTKHCIAPTVHAILKTAAFKCIYCNGVYTGKTTQRAIVIHLQRCRRAPKTPKDVERLQPVPTNGHKQQQQQPQKVMALNQMIQGPGLYSAHPPPVPTSVPASVPAPVPQPSESHAELQSKLRLEAAFKEAMEANKKEREARAAFRKQRDREKREQAALAQAALAQAAQAAAQAAAQAAAQTAAQTIQLALDPSGMEKRPSEERKDFLTRYFHAKPYPTKTESEELSKRLWLTRTEVSTLFGMKRLKCMKAIQKNSPTILMGFNMTELNKLKHNLLIPDVEPVETEKVADQELEAEEPEQTNSPEQEPEMAVPEEKPSEREKVDVSENEHLEPEPMAI, encoded by the exons ATGTATCAGGTCCCTGTTGGAAACTTGGAGAACATCCGAAAAACAAGGAGAAAAGTGAAACACATTCTAAGTGATTTTGGACTGGAGGATTGCCAAAATCTTCTTGAA GAGCTgcagaaggagaagaagaactCTGATGAAGATTCTGATTATGATGATCAAGCATTCCAGGAGACCGATTGGGTGGACCTTAGTGAGCCATTCCCTGgcaagaggaagaaaaag TGGCCGTACCGGACACGCCTGTTATGCTGCACCCTCTGCAAGTACTCCACCCGCAACTGGTACTCCTACAAGAGTCATCTGCAGCGCAACCACGAGTATGAGAGGAACATGTGTTCCCTGGTGCCCTGCCAGATTTGTCCTTTTGTCGCCCACCCCAGAGTCCTTAAGAAACACCTTCTGTTCTTCCATGGCTCGCCGAAGGTGGACCAAGACCCGGCGCCTTTAAATTCAACCGCCAAGAAAGTGGAGCGGTTTAAGTGTCGCAAATGTCGATACGTGGACTCAAACCTGTTCTCCATGAAGAAGCACGTCCTTTTGAACCACTTAGAGAAGCTGTGGCACCACTTCTCAGGCCGGAGATCAGACGCTAAGTTTCCCCACTCAGCCTCCAGGCAGTTTTGTAAGGTGTGTAAGATGGCCATAGATAACACGGAACACATGTTGCACCACATCCTGGCCTCGCCCGCACACCAGTGGGCTTGCGCTCAGATCCGAACCTGGATCATGGAGAACACTCAGTACGCCAAGTCCTTAAACTACCAAACACTAGCCCCTAAAAACCAGCTGCCCTCGGGTTACAGCCCAGAGCAGCTGGCGGGGAATCCGCTGTCCGTGCAGCAGCCCAACGGCGGCACGGCTTTCTCCGTGATGCAGGGACCTGCGCCCAACAGCTCCACCTTTGTCTGCGCCCCAGGACCCAACCAGAACCTTCTCCCCCCTCAGGCGTCGGCTCTGGTCCAGCTGGCCAGCGCAGAGGCGAAGGGCCTTCTCCAGCCCGGCGCCGCTGTCACTCTCCAGAGTGCCCTGCAACAAGGGGCAATTTCTGCCAACATGCCCATTGGTCAGACCATGGTCAGAATGCCCTCTGGCTCGCTACACGGTGCTCACCACAGCCAGGTGCCTCTCAACATAGGGGTCCCCGGCCAGCAGCAGCCCCAGCAGGTCTTCCTGCCTCCGGGGGTGCAGGTCAGCATCCCAGGGATGCACCAGCCCTTCATGGTGGCTCAGCGGCTTCCCCTGAACCAGAGTGCCCACCAGGGTGGCATGCTCCAGAGCGGCCCACAGGGCACTATGCTAACATCCCAGTCCCTCCTCAGCCACCTCGTCCCCACGGGAAACAAGGTCAACGGCATGCCCACGTACACCTTCGCCTCCCCGGTGGGCATGCCCAGTCAGGCGGGCAACGTCCAGCTGATTGGCAAGGGCCCGTTACCCAGCTCTCAAAACGCTGCTCCGCCGCCGCCGCCTCCACCCGTCAAGCCAGCGGGGAACCCCGCGCTTAACTCCAAAGCCAAGAAGTGGATCACCTGTCCCATCTGTAATGAGCTGCTCCCCTCCAACGTCTACGAGGCCCACCAGCAGGCTGCTCACAAGGCCCCACCCAGGACGGCGAGGCAGCAGGGCCTGGCTGCGCGCGCTCCCTTCCTCAGGAAGATGCCGGACAAGACGGTCAAGTGTCTGATGTGTAAGATCCTGCTCTCGGAGAAGGGTCTCTTTGAGCACCTGCTGCACGGGCTCAACTGCCTCTACTGTCCCGGGATGTTTTACTCCATCCAGCAGCTGGTCGAACACACCAACACCCAACACAGTCCGACACAAAAGGCCAACTGTGACTTCATGAGGCGGGAATATAGACTGTACACAGACGACAGTGGGAACCTTCTGTTCCCCTACTTTGATATCAATACCACAGCCCCCAAAGAGATAATGGGAGAGGCCGAGCTGAAACTGGCCCTGGTCACAAACTCTCTGGACCTGATTTTCTTAAAGATGCAGCCTGGCAGTAAACAGGAAGTGTGTCGGAATCCAAGTAAGACTTCACGCACCGACTGCCCTTTCTGCGAAGAGAAGTGTGTCACGGTAGAAAACTACCACAACCATCTCAGCACGAAGCATTGCATAGCGCCCACAGTGCACGCTATCCTTAAGACCGCAGCGTTTAAATGCATCTACTGCAACGGCGTCTACACGGGCAAGACAACGCAAAGGGCTATAGTCATCCATCTACAGCGCTGCCGTCGTGCACCCAAGACCCCGAAAGATGTGGAAAGACTCCAGCCTGTTCCCACCAATGGACacaagcagcagcagcagcagccgcAGAAAGTCATGGCCCTTAACCAGATGATTCAGGGGCCAGGTCTATACTCTGCCCATCCCCCTCCTGTTCCCACATCAGTGCCTGCCTCTGTTCCCGCTCCTGTCCCCCAGCCCTCTGAGTCCCATGCTGAGCTGCAGAGCAAGCTGAGGCTGGAGGCTGCTTTCAAGGAGGCCATGGAGGCcaacaagaaagagagagaggcccGGGCAGCCTTCCGGAAGCAACGAGATCGGGAGAAACGAGAGCAGGCAGCCCTAGCCCAGGCAGCCTTAGCCCAGGCAGCCCAGGCCGCCGCCCAGGCCGCTGCCCAGGCCGCCGCCCAGACTGCCGCCCAGACTATTCAGCTGGCGCTGGACCCAAGCGGGATGGAAAAACGCCCGTCTGAAGAGCGTAAAGACTTCCTCACCAGATACTTCCATGCCAAGCCGTATCCAACCAAAACTGAGTCTGAGGAGCTATCCAAGAGGCTTTGGCTGACCCGGACTGAGGTTTCCACACTGTTTGGAATGAAGCGCCTCAAGTGTATGAAGGCAATACAGAAGAACAGCCCTACCATCCTCATGGGCTTCAACATGACTGAGCTGAATAAACTAAAGCACAACCTCCTCATCCCAGATGTGGAGCCTGTAGAAACAGAAAAGGTAGCTGACCAGGAATTGGAAGCAGAGGAACCAGAACAGACAAATTCTCCAGAACAGGAACCAGAAATGGCTGTTCCAGAAGAGAAACCTTCAGAACGAGAGAAAGTGGATGTTtctgaaaatgaacatttaGAACCAGAACCAATGGCTATCTGA
- the LOC105012749 gene encoding heat shock factor-binding protein 1-like protein 1, with the protein MSESNSRTAEELTEIMEARIQTVERTFKNLSSQIVSGMEDMETRIDDLEKNVADLMTQAGMEEQQTGSNSHMNPSQYC; encoded by the exons ATGTCTGAATCCAACTCAAGAACCGCAGAAGAATTGACGGAAATA ATGGAAGCGAGGATCCAGACCGTAGAGAGGACATTTAAAAACCTGTCTTCCCAGATTGTTTCTGGAA TGGAAGACATGGAAACCCGTATTGATGACCTGGAAAAGAATGTTGCTGACCTCATGACCCAGGCTgggatggaggagcagcagaCTGGATCTAACTCTCATATGAACCCATCACAGTATTGCTAA
- the txnl4a gene encoding thioredoxin-like protein 4A (The RefSeq protein has 1 substitution compared to this genomic sequence) — protein MSYMLPHLHNGWQVDQAILSEEDRVLVIRFGHDWDPTCMKMDEVLYSIAEKVKNFAVIYLVDITEVPNFNKMYELYDPCTVMFFFRNKHIMIDLGTGNNNKINWTMEDKQEMIDIVETVYRGARKGRGLVVSPKDYSTKYRY, from the exons ATGTCGTACATGCTACCGCATCTCCACAACGGCTGGCAGGTCGACCAAGCAATTTTATCCGAGGAGGACAGAGTTCTTGTTATTAGGTTTGGACACGATTGGGACCCAACGTGTATGAAAATGGATGAAGTCCTGTATAGCATAGCTGAAAAG GTGAAGAATTTTGCAGTAATTTATTTGGTGGACATCACAGAGGTGCCGGACTTCAACAAGATGTATGAGTTGTATGATCCTTGCACTGTCATGTTCTTCTTCAG GAACAAGCACATCATGATAGATCTGGGGACTGGTAACAACAACAAGATTAACTGGACCATGGAGGACAAGCAGGAAATGATTGACATTGTTGAAACTGTTTACAGGGGTGCACGAAAAGGACGAGGTCTGGTTGTATCTCCTAAAGACTACTCTACCAAATACAGATACTGA